A genomic segment from Gossypium hirsutum isolate 1008001.06 chromosome D04, Gossypium_hirsutum_v2.1, whole genome shotgun sequence encodes:
- the LOC107898941 gene encoding uncharacterized protein has translation MIFDSGSTQSNLDCFLHCTTPTIKSHFLCKSEIRNLNRLWHPWEREKVEYFTLGDLWNCYDEWSAYGAGVPIGLNSNETLVQYYVPYLSAIQIFTSSREETESGDGERDSISDSYSDESELWRWDGCSSEEGGSDQDSLWHVNNRLGYLYFQYFERTTPYGRVPLMDKINGLSRRYPGLISLRSVDLSPASWMAVAWYPIYHIPMGRTIKDLSTCFLTYHTLSSSFQDMNPEDNIENPKKKRNEGDDISLLPFGLATYKMQGDVWVSGSCGQDLERLMSLLSVADSWLKQLRVEHHDFNYFTGIRRG, from the exons ATGATTTTCGACTCTGGTTCAACGCAATCGAACCTCGATTGTTTCCTCCATTGCACCACGCCTACTATCAAATCCCACTTCCTCTGCAAG AGCGAGATTAGGAACCTTAATCGTTTATGGCACCCTTGGGAGAGAGAAAAAGTTGAATATTTCACGTTGGGTGATCTTTGGAATTGTTACGACGAGTGGAGTGCGTACGGTGCCGGGGTTCCCATCGGTTTGAACAGCAACGAAACCTTGGTTCAATACTACGTCCCTTACCTCTCTGCAATCCAAATATTCACCAGCAGTAG AGAAGAAACGGAATCAGGCGATGGCGAGAGGGATTCTATTAGTGATTCTTATAGTGATGAAAGCGAGTTATGGAGATGGGACGGTTGTTCATCGGAGGAAGGTGGCTCCGATCAAGACAGCCTTTGGCATGTCAATAATAGATTGGGTTacctttattttcaatatttcgAAAGAACTACACCTTATGGAAGGGTTCCACTCATGGATAAG ATTAATGGATTATCAAGAAGATACCCTGGTTTGATCTCATTGAGGAGTGTAGATCTTTCTCCAGCTAGTTGGATGGCGGTTGCCTG GTACCCAATTTATCATATTCCAATGGGAAGGACCATAAAAGACTTGTCTACATGCTTCCTTACTTACCACACTTTATCATCTTCTTTCCAAG ATATGAATCCTGAAGATAACATTGAAAATCCTAAAAAGAAACGAAATGAAGGGGACGATATATCACTTTTGCCATTTGGTTTAGCCACTTACAAGATGCAAGGCGACGTGTGGGTGTCAGGCAGTTGCGGCCAAGACCTAGAGCGACTAATGTCGCTTTTGAGTGTGGCTGATTCATGGCTCAAGCAACTTAGGGTCGAACACCATGACTTCAATTATTTCACCGGAATTCGACGTggctaa